In the bacterium SCSIO 12741 genome, CCTTACTAGGAACCGCCTTTGCGTGATATATCGAGATTTACTATATCTCTATGGTCATATGGGTATTTCCAGTCAAAGAGAAAGTCCCTGTATTGACTGAGTTTTGAACACCCGGAGTAACTACGATGTAGTAATCTCCTTGAGCCGCTTGGAATTGGAAGATCCCGTTGGCATCAGAAATGTCGGTTGCTACGGGAGTGCCATTTCCTTCAACAAACAATTCGACAGTTGCTGCGCTCACAGAACCTCCGTTGGCATCAACGATGTTTCCTTGGACTACCGGGTCGCCATCTTCACCACCAGATTTCAAAGTTCGCATCACTACCTCTGCAGTGCCTTTATCGTTGTTCATTTGTGGGAGTGGTTCTTTTTCGCATCCCATAAATCCAAATAGAGAAATTGTAACAATTAATAGAATTAACCTTTTCATGATCAGTTTGATTAGTGTTTTGAATCCCGTCTCTGGCGATCGGACGCAATTCTCCCAGCTCCATGCGGAGAGTTCGCGTCAATTCATCGTATCGAGACGGATAAATTGGTTTAGAAGGGGCTGTCGAGCCGTTTGAACCCTTCATCCTTTCAGAAGGCTCAACAGTTGCAGTTTAATCCAAGCACCGCTCAAAGTGCATCGGACGTATTACTGATGCTCCGCGCATGGCATCAGCGCTAATAAGTCACAAAGAAGATTTGGTAATATCTTGTTTGGTCTTGGTCATTGTAGAAGTTAGTCGGCTTCTTAGAGAAGTAACGTAGATTTCCCCACTTTATTGTCTTCCTCAATCTCCCTCAAGTCCTTGACAGGCGGGCGATTGCTTGCTTTTTCACATTTTTTGGGAAAAGCGTCTGGTACTGGAAGATGATGGTTTGGTCGTTGGATAATCCTCCTGAGTCGATCACTTCATCATTCGCGTAGGCATTGAATTCCTACACGGTCGCATCCTGGTCGGATTGGCAAGAGCCACCCCGCCGCGACAGCGTGTTTGATTCGATTGTTCTCTTGCATTTTCATGGTTCATTAATTTTTAACGAGACAAAGATGACTAGTCTCAACGCAACCTATTTGCGCATTGATATTTTTTTAATTATTTTAACTTAACTAAATGAAAAACAAGGACTTAAAATTGAAGAATTTTCCCAAAAATTGAGGCTTTATTCGCCCTTTTTGATGGCCTTGTCTTCTGAGCCCAATTCACCTACCAGCCAACTGCTAAGTGCATGGGCCCCAGCCCGGTTAAAATGATGTCCATCTGCCCAATATTCTGTGTTGATTAATATTTCAGTAGGTGGTACCAAAATCGTGCCTAACGGTTCATACAACTCGTGGTCTCTTGGAAGGGCATAACGGGTACCGAATGCGGGCAGGTACAAAAAGTAGATTTTCACCCCATGCTTTGCACATTCAGCGGCTATTTTCCGGAGGTATTGATTGGAATAATTGCGGTAGAAGGCGGTCTCCCACGCAAACTCCTCTGGTTCTTCCCGAGCTCTGAACAAACGCTCCCGTTCAGCGACCTCTGGACTTATGGTTTGATGGAGCGCAAAATATCCATAGCGCCCCAAGGTAATCTTTGGATGGGCTGTATTAGAATAAACTCTGTCCTGAATCAGTTCGGTTTTAAAAGCCAGATGCTTCCAGGTATCGGATAAATAGTCTGGGTTGTACCACAAAGGAGAGGTAAAAAGCTCGCCGCTGGTGGCTACAAATGGGAAAATGGGGTGGCTAAACCGCGGCTCCTTTTCCAGAACTCCTAAAACCAAATGCCTGACCTGATGCTTTTCCAACAGTCCCTTTACCACGGAATATTGAAAGTTTCTCCCCGTTCGACAATAACCGAGGTTAACCAAATTCGGAACATTGAGCTCTGAGGCCAACAAGGAATCCTGAATACCACACATGACATGTGAGGCCCCTATAAAAACCCACTCTAAAGAATCGCTTTGATCAAAAACCTGATCGTAAAGCCAGGCTCCTCGCCCGGAGCAATCATCAACCACACTATTGTATTGCTGCTGTCGCTCAACGGGTAGAGCAACGAGCAAGAGAACTACAGGCAACGCAAACAATAGGGTATGGAACAAAATCTTTCGCATCAAAACTGAAAATAGATAAAACTGGGTTTGACACTAAAGTTTCCTACTCCCAACAAAATCAGGATAACTGCATAATAAAAAGCCCACCGCCATGATCTCTGGGTAGAAGAAAGCCAGGAATCCAGGTTGCTATTCCTTAGTTTAAGCTCCACTGTCCCGGTCAAACCCAGGACGGCTAAAAGCACCCCAAATCGGGTAAAGGAGAAGGCGGCAATTATTTCTGATAACTGACTCAGGTTGTATGCTGAAAATTGAACCAAGGAGGTCAGTAGCTGACTTAAATGTGACCACCCTTTGGCTCTGAAAGGAAGCCAAAGAAGCATAACCAATCCAAATACCACAGGAGCATATAAAACGCTGCCCCGATGCCAAGCTAAGCGTCTCTCTACGGCGAGAAGGACTCCATGCATCCCTCCCCAAATCAAGAAGGTAATGTTGGCCCCATGCCATAGCCCGGAAAGTAAAAAAGTGATTATAAGGTTTACATAGGTTCGTCCCAATCCCTTACGGCTACCACCAAGCGGGATATACAGATAGTCTCGAAACCAAGTGGATAATGAGATGTGCCACCTCTGCCAGAAATCACGAAAGGAAGTGGCCAAATAAGGAGTTTGAAAATTGGTCATTAACTGGAAGCCCAGCATTCGAGACAAGCCGATGGCAATGCTGGAATACCCAGAAAAGTCGGCATAGATCTGTAGCCCAAAGAAAAAGGTTCCGACGAGGACGGTTAGGCCATTGGCCTCCATGGTAGAATCAAAAATGGCATCGGCCAATACCCCAAAGTTGTCAGCTATGACTATTTTTTGAAAAAATCCCCAAAGCACCAATCGAAGCCCGGAAACATAATTGGATCGCTCGAATACTTTCTTCTCATAGAATTGAGGCAACAAGGAGGACGCTCGCTCAATGGGCCCGGCCACGAGTTGAGGAAAGAATGCCACAAAGGCGAAAAAGGATAACCAATCCTTCGCGGGTTTGATTTTCCTCTTATAAATATCCAGGGTGTAGCTCAGGGTCTGAAAGGTGTAAAAGGAAATACCAACGGGCAAAATGATCTCTAAGGTGCTGGTAGGCACATCAACGCCCATTGCGTTCAATAGTTGGCTGAAGGACCCAACGAAAAAGTGGAAGTATTTAAAAAATCCCAGAATACCCAGGTTGACCATCAGGCTTGTCCCAACCAAAAGACGCCGCTGCCTTTCGGATTTGCTTTGAAAGATTCGTTGCCCAAGCATAAAATCTATCAGGGAGCTAAGAACAATGAGTCCTAAGAACCTCCAGTCCCAGGCCCCATAAAACCAGTAGCTGGCGAGCAGGATCAAAGCGTTGCGAAATGAAACAGACAAGCGCTTGTTTACGAACCAATACAGCAGGAAGAATGCCCCAAAAAAGAGAAGGAAATTGGCCGAGTTAAATACCATACTTTAGGTCGAATGGACAAATATAGCCATTCGGGTTTCCTATGATTCATGGAGGCTGAATTATGCATCTCTGCCTGGTATTACAATCGATGACTTGGTCGGTGTAGACTTAATCCAACAAAAAGACTCTGCTCTAAGTCCCCTTTTTAAACAAATACCCACCTCAAATTAGGTCCTCATGGTTAGGAATTTAGGCGTGAATCAATATTTCTAATTGATGTGCTGCCCAGCGAAAAAATAGTCCCTAATTTCGCGGCATGGAAAAACTGAAAAAACGTTGGGGGATTACATCCAACCTACAGTTGGTTTTGATCCTTGTGGTATTTTCAATTAATGGATCGTTTGCAGCTTGGGTAGCCAAACCTGTAACCGAGTTTTTCGGTGTCAATTCCGAATCCATGGGTATGCCTCTATACATCCTACTTCGGATATTGTTGATTTTTCCCATTTACCAAATCACCCTACCCATCGTGGGTTGGATGTTTGGCCAGTTTTCCTTCTTCTGGGATTTTGAAAAGAAAATGCTCTCTCGTTTAGGATTGGGATTTTTGTTCAAAGACAAGTAATATCATCCCGCCTAACATTTCCTTCAATCGTGTAAATTAGCCTCTCCAATAGGAGTGCTTAATACTCACCAACAGGAATACCTTGAGTTCGGAAAAAGATATCCCCCTTTGCGATAAATGCGGCAGTGAGCTTACAGGGCCGTTCTGCGCTAACTGCGGGACACCTCAAGAACTTCGACGAATTGATTGGAAGTACATTTCGACAGAGATTGGAAGTGTATTACACTTTGACAAGGGAATTCTTTATTCCATTCGCGAATTATCAATCAGGCCCGGAAAGAGTATCCGGCATTTTCTTTTGCATGACCGGCATCGGTTGGTAAAACCCATATTCTTTATCCTGGTTTGTTCCCTGATCTATTCAGTGGTGCAGCAGCTCGTTCATTTTGAAGATGGGTATGTTGGGTACAACTTCGATGACTGGAAAGGCCTGGCCATTGGCCACATCTTTACCTGGATTGGCGAGAATTATGGTTATGCCAATATTCTAATGGCCCTATTTATTGGTTTTTGGATCAAAATTCTGTTTCGCAAATACGGTTATAACTTCTATGAAATTGTGGTATTGCTCTGCTTCGTCATGGGTATGACCATGTTGCTTTATACCCTCTTCGGATTAGTTGAAGTATTGACTGGATGGCCGGCTCTTCAGATTGGAGCCAATCTCAGTTTTATCTATTGCTCCTGGGCCATTGGTCAATTTTTTGATGGCCGCAAAAAACGAAACTACCTCAAAGGGCTTTTGAGTTATGTATTCGGCATGATTTCCTTCATCGTGGCTGCTGCCGCTTTGGGTCTATCCATTGATAAATTATTGGCTTAGCCTGAAGATTTCTTCGAACATCTTCCTCAAGCTACACTCACAGAAGTTTTCCAGCGCACTGCAAAGGATTTGATGTACTTCGCAAATTCGCATCCAACAATCCCCTCATTTCCAACTAATTTGTCTCAAACTAATTCTTTAGCTATGAAAAAAATCCCACTATTAATCTTAGCCTTATTTGCAACTTTTGCAGTATTCGGTCAAGCTAAACTTGAACGCGACGAACTCATAAATTCGTCCCAATCTTTTCCCGGATGGACTCAGTTTCAGAACAACACCAGTCTATCCCCAAATGAACTAATTGAAAATGCCCAGCTGGTTTTCGAACTTCCCGAAAAATCCACCTTTCAGGTAAAATCTGAAGCGACTGATCCAGAAGGCAGGTTACACGTCAAATTGCAACAGTACCACGATGGTTTTGAGGTACAGTACGCCATTACAAATCTGCACTACGATCAAGACGGCCACCTTCAATTGGCCAATGGCATGCAAGCGCTGAACCTCCTATCGGGCACTCCAGGTGCACCTTCTCTCCAAGACATTCAAAGTCTTGTGATTCAAAATCAGGATCACATTCACCGCCATCGATCTACGCCAATTGCGGAAGACAACATCCGAGTAGACTCTACGAGTGCCAAATTTATCTGTGGCAATCCCGAGGCCCCACTTGGAGAAAGAACATTCATTCCAGGTTGTGAGGCTTTTGCAGAAATTGCAGGTGAGCACTATATCCTTAACTTATCCATGAGCCATGGCGGGTTTATCTCCGCAGTTCCTTTGGAACATTACTGTTCAGGAAGCACACCTGCTCCTGCGGTCAACTCACCTGCTTCTTATGTCGGAAACGTTAGTTCTCCGATGCATTTTCCGTTAGAAGACGACGGTACCAATTTTATTCTGGAAAATACCTGCGAACAAATCACGGCCTACCAAAACGGATTTGCCAACAAGGTGACCTACCCTAACTCAAGTACAGCCATTCCGTATCAATCTGGTTTGGCCTATTGGGCAATCAATACCATCCATGACTATGTAGAGGATGAATATCACCACAACAGTTTGGGAGGATGGCCAATTGCCATTGAAAATGACTTTACCCAAGGTGCGTCAAATGCCTCCTACCGGGTTGATTTGATCAACAAGCGCAACAACATTTATATGTTTAATCCAAGCTCAACTGCGGTGATGGATATCGATGTTGCAGGTCACGAATATGGACACGGAGCTGCCTTCCATATGGCTCAGATTCCCTATTTGTCCTCAACGATTCAAGCCACCATTCACGAGTCCTATGCAGACATTTTTGGGGCCATTACTGAGCATCGGGTTCGAACTGATATCGGAGGCACGTCGCTTACCAACTTCACCTGGCAAATGAACACCGGATTAAACACTTTGGGAAGGAGGATCAACAACCCCGTTTCTCAGGGGAATCCGGATTCTTACTTGAGTACTCAGTGGAACTCTACAAGCTTTGGGAATCCTCATGCCCGCTCCTCAGTTTTGAGTTACTGGTTCTATTTATTATCAGATGGTGGAACAGGTACCAACAATGCACCCACTACCTATAGCTATAATGTGGGTGGAATAGGCTTTGCCGAAGCTTCAGACATTGCCATTAGAAATCTTCTTTATTACATGCACCCTTTGGCCGACTTTCAGGATATAAGAAATGGAGCCATCCAAGCAGCTACTGATATTTTTGGCATTTGTTCTCCCAATGTGTTCCAAACCATCGAAGCCTTCGATGCGGTTGGGATCTACGATCAAACCAATACTTGTAGCGTTGTAGTTTGCGCCGATGTTAATGATGCTAATTGCCAATCCAATGATGGTGTGATAGCCACTTCTATCCATTTCAAAGGCACCCCTTCAAGCGTTACTTATTCCTGGACAGGACCTAACGGGTTCACTGCAAATACACCTAACGCATCCAATTTGGCACCAGGTTCCTATCAACTAACAGTCAGCTCTTCCTGCGGTAATCAGATCTTTGATTACACGGTAGGTAACAAGGAAATTACCAATAGCGTTTCTCAATCCCCTATTCCTGGAGGCGAACATTACGGAGAAGTGATCGCTGTTAACGCAAGGGGGGATATTTTCTTAGGGGGAACTTATGATATGGATATGATGCTTGCTGGGACTGCCTTTCCCAGCCTTACACCAGGAAACACTCATATGTACCTGTCTAAATACGATTCCTGTGGCACCTTTCAATGGGCGCTTTTTACGAGCAATGAAAACGCCAAACCTATTGTGATGGAGTATGATGAAAAATCTCAGCAATTAATACTTGCCTTTGACCAATCCTACTCCTCTGGAAATCTTGAATTTAACTACCTGGATGCCACAGGTTTTCCTACCATGAATGTCGCTTCGCACTCCAATTCAACGCCTCATGCCGTTATGGCCATTGACCCGATGGGCAATATCAATTGGTTTTATTCCCCAACGGCCACCCAGCTTATCCTAAATAACCCCGGATATCTCATGATTCAAGACCTGGCTATTGATTTGAATTCCGTCAATAATCCAGGCGGCTCTATGTATTACCTCGTAGGTGGTGGCCAGAAAAGCTCAAGTCAATCTCCAGGTGCTGTGGACGGCATGTTTCAGGTGATTGACCAAAACGGAAGTTTCCAATATGAACATCACAATCTGGCCACCTCCATCAATCCAATTTATAACTTCAAAAACTTACTCCACATTAAATCGGTCTGGGCCGAAAACGGTCAAGTATTTATGGCTGGAGACTACACTACTTTGGATTGGCAAATGCAGGGAGCTTCAAATGATGTTGGTTTGATTTCATTGCTTATGGAGCAGCCAGGTGGAGGGTACTTGAACATGGCCAACAATTGGTTTAACTCCAAAGTTCATTGTAGTCTAGAGGATGTAGAACATGATCCAAACTCTGGATTGTTGCTGGTGTCGGGTGTATTTCAAGAGGACGTGATCGAAAAGCACTATAACCAAACAGATTGGTATACTTACTATACCGGACACATTGAAGGTTCACCGGGGAATCAAAACGTCTTTTTCTTCAAATTAGACCCTCAGACCCTCGCCTTTGATAAAACCGCCGGAACCAACCATTACTTTGGAACCGTCGGAGAAATGAGAGTACCAACCCAGGTTTTACCCGGGCAAAATGATGCCTCTTACTTCCATGGAAAAATTGTGTTGAAGCCCAGGTCCAGTTCATGGTTAGATGAATTCTACATCGTGACGCAAGGTGTTATTGAAAACTCTGTGGTTAACTATATACCGGACGCTTTGTGTTCCAGCGGGACATTAGACATTAACAAGGTTCTAACCAAGCGGGAAACCTATGGAATCAACAGCTATTTCATTGACAACTCCAGCCCTTGTCCGCTGCGTTTGGGCCGTTGGTTCCCTGGTCCTGTACCAAATGTCTATTTACCTGAGTATATCTATCCAACTGATTTTAGGTATCTCGATAACCCCATGGTGCACTATGGCGGAGTAGCCAAGCAAGGTGATAAACTACTCATTACTGGCACCTATTCTGAGACCTTTTCCCTTCCCATTGTCGGAATCGTTGATACTCCCGAGGTTCATCACCGCATCTTTTTAACCAAACACACCATTGAATCGGGGCACACAAGCTCTGTGGTTCGAGAAGATGAAGAGGATGAGTTAGCAGATCCTTTAGTGACGTCGGTTGAATCAGCGGAGAGCGAAAACAACGCTCTATCCATTTACCCGAATCCAGTCCATGGGGACCTCACCATCCAATCTTCGGGTGATGCCGTTATTGAATCCATCCGGGTCTATTCATCGGATGGTCGTTTGATGCTTGAAGAGTCCAATCTGGATGTATCTTCTTTTCAAATTTCCACCTCCGCATGGTCGGTAGGGCTTTATTCGATGCATGCCGTAACCGAAGGGCAAACCCAAGTCATTCGAATTGTAAAACAATAAATAATCTTAACCTCAAGAGCGAGCTCATCGGATTCCGGTGGGCTCGTTTTCGTTTAAATCACACCTTTTGGTAGTTTTGTCCGCTTATACCTATATCCATTTCCAAGGCATGAAAAAAGCAGAGGCAACCCGAAAAATGATATTGCAGAAGGCATTCGAGTTGATCTATGCAAAGGGGTATCAAACCACCAGTATTGACGACATCATAGCAACCACCCAGGTAACAAAAGGAGCTTTTTATTACCACTTCAAAAACAAGGATGCCATGGGACTGGCCATCATTCAGGAAATTCTTAAACCCGCTTTATCCGGTTCGTTCAAGCAGATTTTGGATGAAAATGAGAATCCGATGGAGTCCATTTACCAACTGATGCACATGCTTCTCCTGGAAAATGAATTTTTAAAAGCTGAATACGGTTGCCCAGCTTCCAATTTCACCCAGGAAATGAGCCCTTGGAACAACAAGTTCAACACCGTACTTAGTCAGCTCAATGATCAATGGAATCAATCGATGGTAGATGCGATCAACCGAGGAAAGGAAAAGGGATTTATCCGTCTAGATGTTAACGCTGCACAGGTGACGCGCTTTGTGATATCCGGGTATTGGGGCATTCGAATTTTTGGGAAACTGGAGGACAGTAAAAAGGCATATTCTTCTTATTTAGAGGAACTTAAAAACTATCTTCAGGGGCTTCAATAATTTTTTTCTCCAATAACATACTGATTAGTATGTTTTAATTCTACCTTCGTCCAGTCATTGGATAATTAGACGAATCATGTATTCCGAATTATTAATTTTTCATTCGCTCACAAGATGGCTGGTGCTCTTTCTGATGGGTTACGCCATTTTTAGAGCTTGGACCGGGCACTTTCAAACCCGCCCCTTCACCAAAAGCGACAACTCCATCCGACATTGGACAGCAACCGTGGCTCATATCCAACTCGTTCTTGGTATCATCCTCTACACACAAAGCCCCTTCGTTAAGGCTTTTTGGTCCTCACCAGGAAGTGCACTAAAAAATCTACCCCTCTTTTTCTACGGAGCTTTTCACTTATTCCTGATGACGTCTGCCATCGTCATTCTAACTATTGGATCTGCATTGGCCAAGCGTCAATCCAGCGATCCCAAAAAGTTTAAAACCATGCTCATCTGGTTCCTCATATCATTCGCAATCATCTTGGTTGCCATTCCATGGCCATTCTCGCCCCTTTCGAGTAGGCCCTATTTCCGAACATT is a window encoding:
- a CDS encoding carboxypeptidase regulatory-like domain-containing protein, translating into MKRLILLIVTISLFGFMGCEKEPLPQMNNDKGTAEVVMRTLKSGGEDGDPVVQGNIVDANGGSVSAATVELFVEGNGTPVATDISDANGIFQFQAAQGDYYIVVTPGVQNSVNTGTFSLTGNTHMTIEI
- a CDS encoding MBOAT family protein — protein: MVFNSANFLLFFGAFFLLYWFVNKRLSVSFRNALILLASYWFYGAWDWRFLGLIVLSSLIDFMLGQRIFQSKSERQRRLLVGTSLMVNLGILGFFKYFHFFVGSFSQLLNAMGVDVPTSTLEIILPVGISFYTFQTLSYTLDIYKRKIKPAKDWLSFFAFVAFFPQLVAGPIERASSLLPQFYEKKVFERSNYVSGLRLVLWGFFQKIVIADNFGVLADAIFDSTMEANGLTVLVGTFFFGLQIYADFSGYSSIAIGLSRMLGFQLMTNFQTPYLATSFRDFWQRWHISLSTWFRDYLYIPLGGSRKGLGRTYVNLIITFLLSGLWHGANITFLIWGGMHGVLLAVERRLAWHRGSVLYAPVVFGLVMLLWLPFRAKGWSHLSQLLTSLVQFSAYNLSQLSEIIAAFSFTRFGVLLAVLGLTGTVELKLRNSNLDSWLSSTQRSWRWAFYYAVILILLGVGNFSVKPSFIYFQF
- a CDS encoding TetR/AcrR family transcriptional regulator codes for the protein MKKAEATRKMILQKAFELIYAKGYQTTSIDDIIATTQVTKGAFYYHFKNKDAMGLAIIQEILKPALSGSFKQILDENENPMESIYQLMHMLLLENEFLKAEYGCPASNFTQEMSPWNNKFNTVLSQLNDQWNQSMVDAINRGKEKGFIRLDVNAAQVTRFVISGYWGIRIFGKLEDSKKAYSSYLEELKNYLQGLQ
- a CDS encoding M4 family metallopeptidase — protein: MKKIPLLILALFATFAVFGQAKLERDELINSSQSFPGWTQFQNNTSLSPNELIENAQLVFELPEKSTFQVKSEATDPEGRLHVKLQQYHDGFEVQYAITNLHYDQDGHLQLANGMQALNLLSGTPGAPSLQDIQSLVIQNQDHIHRHRSTPIAEDNIRVDSTSAKFICGNPEAPLGERTFIPGCEAFAEIAGEHYILNLSMSHGGFISAVPLEHYCSGSTPAPAVNSPASYVGNVSSPMHFPLEDDGTNFILENTCEQITAYQNGFANKVTYPNSSTAIPYQSGLAYWAINTIHDYVEDEYHHNSLGGWPIAIENDFTQGASNASYRVDLINKRNNIYMFNPSSTAVMDIDVAGHEYGHGAAFHMAQIPYLSSTIQATIHESYADIFGAITEHRVRTDIGGTSLTNFTWQMNTGLNTLGRRINNPVSQGNPDSYLSTQWNSTSFGNPHARSSVLSYWFYLLSDGGTGTNNAPTTYSYNVGGIGFAEASDIAIRNLLYYMHPLADFQDIRNGAIQAATDIFGICSPNVFQTIEAFDAVGIYDQTNTCSVVVCADVNDANCQSNDGVIATSIHFKGTPSSVTYSWTGPNGFTANTPNASNLAPGSYQLTVSSSCGNQIFDYTVGNKEITNSVSQSPIPGGEHYGEVIAVNARGDIFLGGTYDMDMMLAGTAFPSLTPGNTHMYLSKYDSCGTFQWALFTSNENAKPIVMEYDEKSQQLILAFDQSYSSGNLEFNYLDATGFPTMNVASHSNSTPHAVMAIDPMGNINWFYSPTATQLILNNPGYLMIQDLAIDLNSVNNPGGSMYYLVGGGQKSSSQSPGAVDGMFQVIDQNGSFQYEHHNLATSINPIYNFKNLLHIKSVWAENGQVFMAGDYTTLDWQMQGASNDVGLISLLMEQPGGGYLNMANNWFNSKVHCSLEDVEHDPNSGLLLVSGVFQEDVIEKHYNQTDWYTYYTGHIEGSPGNQNVFFFKLDPQTLAFDKTAGTNHYFGTVGEMRVPTQVLPGQNDASYFHGKIVLKPRSSSWLDEFYIVTQGVIENSVVNYIPDALCSSGTLDINKVLTKRETYGINSYFIDNSSPCPLRLGRWFPGPVPNVYLPEYIYPTDFRYLDNPMVHYGGVAKQGDKLLITGTYSETFSLPIVGIVDTPEVHHRIFLTKHTIESGHTSSVVREDEEDELADPLVTSVESAESENNALSIYPNPVHGDLTIQSSGDAVIESIRVYSSDGRLMLEESNLDVSSFQISTSAWSVGLYSMHAVTEGQTQVIRIVKQ
- a CDS encoding DUF3667 domain-containing protein, whose product is MPLCDKCGSELTGPFCANCGTPQELRRIDWKYISTEIGSVLHFDKGILYSIRELSIRPGKSIRHFLLHDRHRLVKPIFFILVCSLIYSVVQQLVHFEDGYVGYNFDDWKGLAIGHIFTWIGENYGYANILMALFIGFWIKILFRKYGYNFYEIVVLLCFVMGMTMLLYTLFGLVEVLTGWPALQIGANLSFIYCSWAIGQFFDGRKKRNYLKGLLSYVFGMISFIVAAAALGLSIDKLLA
- a CDS encoding diacylglyceryl transferase, with protein sequence MEKLKKRWGITSNLQLVLILVVFSINGSFAAWVAKPVTEFFGVNSESMGMPLYILLRILLIFPIYQITLPIVGWMFGQFSFFWDFEKKMLSRLGLGFLFKDK